A single window of Flavobacteriales bacterium DNA harbors:
- a CDS encoding LPP20 family lipoprotein — translation MCLILVACGSQKEMVTSLEEQMIDAPFWVTDRPISSFEYIGIGKASKRGAPEEYQAIARRNALNDMATEIDVTVTSNSLLHTLERNDMLTESFSESIITRSNLRLEGFEVTDDYQNEEYYWVYYRLDKQLYEQIKAQRKQEAMERAFQMLSAARTARESAAVGLAAQQYVLALKEMRPHWGEVNTKDGIQVDRVAMDELLQLTQDLDIDLNSQEVYLNSSNDFRHRLEARSVLGTQTTTPQPFAYRFDKERKEKTETDVLTLTLRPQGSEHSILSIEMDPFKDLRKEVRREGMAFLEQVLRPKIALLDIYTQYPDVSIEVSHSDLNGEQGTAPGLRSAIVGGLTDFQIPVDDGSGSAYRIVCRSMSRDGGMTQQFHIVYTDVDIIAIDAQGATVNSTRLESVKGVHNSLENAHTLSLEKCAEQIDEKLLEPLIHALF, via the coding sequence TTGTGCCTCATACTGGTGGCTTGCGGCTCTCAGAAGGAGATGGTCACGAGCTTGGAAGAACAGATGATCGATGCCCCCTTCTGGGTGACCGACCGTCCCATCTCCAGTTTCGAATACATCGGTATCGGAAAAGCCAGTAAACGGGGCGCTCCTGAGGAGTATCAAGCCATTGCACGCAGGAATGCATTGAACGATATGGCCACGGAGATCGATGTCACCGTCACCTCCAATTCCTTATTGCATACCCTCGAGCGCAACGATATGCTCACCGAGTCCTTCAGCGAATCCATCATCACTCGCAGCAATCTGCGCTTGGAGGGATTCGAGGTCACGGATGACTATCAGAACGAGGAATACTATTGGGTGTACTATCGCCTGGACAAGCAACTCTACGAGCAGATCAAGGCCCAGCGCAAGCAAGAGGCGATGGAACGCGCCTTTCAGATGCTCTCTGCAGCCCGTACCGCGCGAGAAAGTGCTGCAGTGGGACTCGCTGCTCAGCAGTATGTCTTGGCCCTGAAGGAGATGCGTCCGCATTGGGGAGAGGTCAATACGAAGGATGGTATACAGGTAGACCGAGTGGCCATGGATGAATTGCTGCAGCTCACGCAAGACTTGGATATAGACCTGAATTCTCAAGAGGTCTATCTGAACAGCTCCAACGATTTCCGTCACCGACTGGAAGCACGAAGTGTGCTCGGCACCCAGACGACCACCCCTCAGCCATTTGCCTATCGATTCGATAAGGAACGCAAGGAGAAGACCGAGACCGATGTTCTCACCCTTACCCTCCGCCCACAGGGGTCGGAGCACAGTATACTGAGTATCGAGATGGACCCCTTCAAAGATCTGCGCAAGGAGGTACGTAGGGAAGGGATGGCCTTTCTGGAGCAGGTCCTTCGACCCAAGATCGCCCTCTTGGATATCTATACCCAATACCCTGATGTGAGTATCGAGGTGAGCCATTCCGATTTGAATGGAGAGCAGGGTACGGCACCCGGATTGCGCTCTGCTATTGTAGGAGGACTAACAGATTTCCAGATACCCGTGGATGATGGATCAGGAAGTGCCTATCGCATCGTATGCCGCTCCATGAGTCGGGATGGTGGGATGACCCAGCAATTCCATATCGTGTATACCGATGTGGATATCATCGCCATCGATGCCCAAGGAGCCACGGTGAATAGCACTAGACTTGAATCCGTCAAGGGAGTACACAATTCTTTGGAGAATGCACATACACTTTCACTGGAGAAATGTGCTGAGCAGATCGATGAAAAGCTTCTGGAGCCCTTGATACACGCGCTTTTCTGA